In a single window of the Nicotiana tomentosiformis chromosome 10, ASM39032v3, whole genome shotgun sequence genome:
- the LOC104087292 gene encoding zinc finger protein BRUTUS-like isoform X2 produces MQSEESYRRELASCTGALQTSISQHMSKEEEQVLPLLMEKFSFEEQASLVWQFLCSIPVNMMAEFLPWLSSSISADECKDMHKFLHKVIPDEELLQEIMFTWMDGKKLTNKRKACEGSTKHHTSDSVVRGLISQAEDAPCPCESSRSEFLASNFNLKESTLNRPVDEILHWHKAIRKELNDITEAAREIKLSGDFSDLSAFNQRLQFIAEVCIFHSIAEDKVIFPAIDAEISFAQEHAEEENEFDKFRCLIESVQSAGSNSTSVEFYSKLCSQADHIMETVERHFCNEEAQVLPLARKHFSPKRQRELLYQSLCVMPLRLIECVLPWLVGSLSEEEARSFLQNMHMAAPASDTALVTLFSGWACKGRPADNCFSSSAIGCCPAKVLAGNKENLGKCCGICTSSRNVNCSMSHSEQSNGERPTKRANLMSKEKCYRHDPSGGLEFRKGSTGNQSCCVPALGVSVNKLGINSLAAAKSLRTFSPSAPSLNSCLFNWDTSLINGGYATRPIDNIFQFHKAIRKDLEFLDVESGKLTNCDETFLRKFCGRFRLLWGLYKAHSNAEDDIVFPALESKETLHNVSHSYTLDHKQEEKLFEDISSALAELSLLRETLNGGNSFKGPCRNSGSCDLNEYSRKYNELATKVQAMCKSIKVTLDQHVIREEVELWPLFDRHFSIEEQDKLVGRIIGTTGAEVLQSMLPWVTSALTQEEQNKMMETWKQATKNTMFSEWLNEWWEGTPAETSQTSSSENSVRGYEFPESLEHSDSTFKPGWKDIFRMNQNELESEIRKVSRDSSLDPRRKAYLIQNLMTSRWIAAQQDSEARSVETPNGQDEIGCSPSFRDPDKKVFGCEHYKRNCKLRAACCGKIFPCRFCHDKVSDHSMDRKATTEMMCMNCLKIQPVGPSCTTPSCNGLSMAKYYCSSCKFFDDERTVYHCPFCNLCRLGQGLGVDFFHCMTCNCCLGMKLVDHKCREKGLETNCPICCDFLFTSSETVRALPCGHFMHSACFQAYACTHYICPICSKSMGDMSVYFGMLDALMASEVLPEEFRNRCQDILCNDCGKRGTAPFHWLYHKCSSCGSYNTRVIKVETSPNCSS; encoded by the exons ATGCAAAGTGAAGAAAGCTACCGCAGAGAGTTAGCTTCCTGTACAGGAGCTCTTCAAACATCTATTAGCCAGCACATGTCTAAGGAAGAGGAACAG GTCTTGCCGTTGCTTATGGAGAAGTTTTCATTCGAGGAGCAGGCATCATTGGTATGGCAGTTTCTGTGCAGCATCCCCGTGAATATGATGGCTGAATTTCTGCCTTGGCTTTCATCCTCTATTTCGGCCGATGAGTGCAAAGATATGCATAAGTTCTTGCACAAAGTAATTCCGGATGAGGAGCTTCTTCAAGAG ATTATGTTTACCTGGATGGATGGAAAAAAGTTGACAAACAAACGCAAGGCTTGCGAAGGGAGTACAAAGCACCATACTTCAGATTCTGTTGTTAGAGGCTTAATCAGTCAGGCGGAGGATGCTCCTTGTCCTTGTGAATCTTCTAGAAGTGAATTTCTAGCCTCAAATTTCAATCTTAAAGAATCCACTTTAAATCGTCCAGTTGATGAGATACTGCATTGGCACAAGGCTATTAGAAAGGAATTGAATGACATTACAGAAGCAGCTAGGGAAATAAAGTTGTCTGGGGATTTTTCTGATTTATCCGCTTTCAACCAGAGGCTTCAATTTATTGCTGAAGTTTGTATCTTCCATAG CATTGCCGAGGACAAAGTTATATTTCCTGCAATAGATGCAGAAATATCTTTTGCCCAGGAGCATGCCGAAGAAGAAAACGAGTTTGATAAATTTAGATGTTTGATAGAAAGCGTTCAGAGTGCTGGATCCAACTCAACTTCTGTAGAATTCTATTCAAAACTGTGCTCACAAGCTGATCATATAATGGAGACAGTGGAGAGACACTTCTGTAATGAGGAGGCTCAG GTTCTTCCACTTGCACGAAAGCATTTTAGCCCCAAACGGCAGCGGGAACTCCTTTACCAGAGCTTGTGTGTTATGCCACTTAGACTCATCGAATGTGTCTTACCTTGGTTGGTAGGATCATTAAGTGAGGAAGAAGCAAGGTCTTTCCTTCAGAATATGCATATGGCAG CACCAGCATCAGACACTGCTTTGGTCACACTTTTCTCAGGTTGGGCATGCAAAGGTCGTCCAGCGGACAATTGTTTTTCTTCAAGTGCAATTGGTTGCTGTCCTGCTAAAGTTTTAGCTGGGAATAAAGAGAACTTAGGTAAATGTTGTGGTATCTGCACTTCTTCAAGAAATGTCAATTGTAGCATGTCACATAGTGAGCAAAGTAATGGTGAAAGGCCAACCAAGCGTGCAAATTTAATGTCAAAGGAGAAATGCTATCGTCATGATCCTTCAGGAGGTTTAGAATTTCGGAAAGGATCCACTGGTAATCAGTCTTGTTGTGTTCCTGCATTAGGCGTCAGTGTAAATAAACTGGGAATAAATTCCCTAGCTGCAGCAAAATCATTGCGCACTTTTAGCCCAAGTGCTCCTTCTCTGAACTCCTGTCTTTTCAACTGGGATACCAGCTTGATCAATGGTGGATACGCAACACGGCCAATTgataatatttttcaatttcaCAAGGCTATTCGAAAGGATTTGGAATTTCTGGACGTTGAATCTGGAAAACTCACTAATTGCGATGAAACTTTCCTGAGAAAATTTTGTGGTCGATTTCGTCTCTTGTGGGGCTTGTATAAAGCTCACAGTAATGCAGAGGATGATATAGTATTCCCAGCTTTGGAATCAAAAGAGACGCTTCATAATGTTAGCCATTCTTACACCTTGGACCACaaacaggaagaaaagctattcgAGGACATTTCATCTGCACTTGCTGAGCTTTCTCTGCTCCGGGAAACTTTGAATGGTGGGAATTCATTTAAAGGTCCTTGTAGAAACTCTGGTTCTTGTGACTTAAATGAATATTCAAGAAAATACAATGAGCTAGCAACTAAAGTTCAAGCTATGTGCAAATCAATAAAAGTAACCCTGGATCAACATGTTATACGGGAGGAAGTTGAGCTATGGCCGCTGTTTGACCGTCATTTTAGCATTGAAGAACAAGACAAACTAGTTGGTAGGATAATAGGAACAACTGGGGCAGAAGTACTTCAGTCAATGTTGCCCTGGGTAACTTCTGCTCTTACTCAGGAGGAACAAAATAAGATGATGGAGACATGGAAGCAAGCAACCAAAAACACAATGTTCAGTGAATGGCTCAATGAATGGTGGGAGGGAACGCCAGCTGAAACTTCCCAGACATCAAGCTCAGAGAACAGTGTACGAG GGTATGAGTTTCCTGAATCTCTAGAACATAGTGATTCCACTTTTAAACCTGGATGGAAGGACATATTTCGGATGAATCAAAATGAGCTAGAGTCAGAGATACGGAAGGTCTCCCGAGATTCTTCACTTGATCCGAGAAGAAAAGCATATCTTATTCAAAATCTTATGACCAG TCGCTGGATAGCTGCTCAGCAGGACTCTGAAGCAAGATCTGTTGAAACTCCAAATGGTCAAGATGAAATTGGATGTTCACCTTCATTTCGTGATCCAGATAAGAAAGTGTTCGGATGTGAACATTATAAAAGAAACTGCAAGCTCCGAGCTGCTTGCTGTGGCAAAATATTTCCATGCAGATTCTGTCATGACAAAGTCAGTGACCATTCTATGGATAG GAAGGCGACAACTGAAATGATGTGTATGAACTGCCTGAAAATACAACCAGTTGGACCTTCTTGTACGACTCCATCCTGTAACGGCCTCTCAATGGCAAAATATTACTGCAGCAGCTGTAAATTTTTTGATGATGAAAG GACAGTGTATCATTGCCCGTTCTGCAATTTATGCCGGCTGGGGCAAGGACTAGGTGTTGACTTCTTTCATTGCATGACTTGCAATTGTTGCCTGGGAATGAAACTTGTGGACCACAAATGCAGGGAGAAGGGTCTCGAAACCAACTGTCCAATATGTTGCGACTTTTTATTCACGTCAAGCGAAACTGTCAGGGCTCTGCCCTGCGGGCATTTTATGCATTCAGCATGCTTTCAG GCATATGCTTGCACACACTACATCTGTCCCATTTGCAGCAAGTCTATGGGAGATATGTCG GTGTATTTTGGGATGCTTGATGCTTTAATGGCTTCTGAGGTGCTACCGGAAGAGTTTAGGAACCGATGCCAA GATATATTGTGTAACGACTGTGGTAAGAGGGGAACTGCACCATTTCATTGGCTATATCACAAGTGTTCATCTTGCGGATCCTACAATACCAGAGTTATAAAGGTGGAAACAAGTCCTAATTGCTCCAGCTAA
- the LOC104087292 gene encoding zinc finger protein BRUTUS-like isoform X1 → MATPLTTGGIQGGGGVAVMAGPSVGHVDQSGPLNNRPATALKGTSPIRIFLFFHKAIRTELDALHRSAMAFATNRNSEIKPFMERCYFLRSIYKHHCNAEDEVIFPALDIRVKNVARTYSLEHEGEGVLFDHLFALLDSDMQSEESYRRELASCTGALQTSISQHMSKEEEQVLPLLMEKFSFEEQASLVWQFLCSIPVNMMAEFLPWLSSSISADECKDMHKFLHKVIPDEELLQEIMFTWMDGKKLTNKRKACEGSTKHHTSDSVVRGLISQAEDAPCPCESSRSEFLASNFNLKESTLNRPVDEILHWHKAIRKELNDITEAAREIKLSGDFSDLSAFNQRLQFIAEVCIFHSIAEDKVIFPAIDAEISFAQEHAEEENEFDKFRCLIESVQSAGSNSTSVEFYSKLCSQADHIMETVERHFCNEEAQVLPLARKHFSPKRQRELLYQSLCVMPLRLIECVLPWLVGSLSEEEARSFLQNMHMAAPASDTALVTLFSGWACKGRPADNCFSSSAIGCCPAKVLAGNKENLGKCCGICTSSRNVNCSMSHSEQSNGERPTKRANLMSKEKCYRHDPSGGLEFRKGSTGNQSCCVPALGVSVNKLGINSLAAAKSLRTFSPSAPSLNSCLFNWDTSLINGGYATRPIDNIFQFHKAIRKDLEFLDVESGKLTNCDETFLRKFCGRFRLLWGLYKAHSNAEDDIVFPALESKETLHNVSHSYTLDHKQEEKLFEDISSALAELSLLRETLNGGNSFKGPCRNSGSCDLNEYSRKYNELATKVQAMCKSIKVTLDQHVIREEVELWPLFDRHFSIEEQDKLVGRIIGTTGAEVLQSMLPWVTSALTQEEQNKMMETWKQATKNTMFSEWLNEWWEGTPAETSQTSSSENSVRGYEFPESLEHSDSTFKPGWKDIFRMNQNELESEIRKVSRDSSLDPRRKAYLIQNLMTSRWIAAQQDSEARSVETPNGQDEIGCSPSFRDPDKKVFGCEHYKRNCKLRAACCGKIFPCRFCHDKVSDHSMDRKATTEMMCMNCLKIQPVGPSCTTPSCNGLSMAKYYCSSCKFFDDERTVYHCPFCNLCRLGQGLGVDFFHCMTCNCCLGMKLVDHKCREKGLETNCPICCDFLFTSSETVRALPCGHFMHSACFQAYACTHYICPICSKSMGDMSVYFGMLDALMASEVLPEEFRNRCQDILCNDCGKRGTAPFHWLYHKCSSCGSYNTRVIKVETSPNCSS, encoded by the exons ATGGCAACGCCATTAACGACGGGAGGAATACAAGGCGGAGGAGGAGTAGCGGTAATGGCAGGGCCGAGTGTAGGACACGTGGATCAATCAGGACCGTTAAATAATAGACCGGCGACGGCACTTAAAGGTACATCGCCTATACGGATTTTCCTGTTCTTCCATAAAGCTATACGTACGGAGCTGGATGCGTTGCATCGATCGGCGATGGCATTTGCGACGAATCGGAACAGTGAAATTAAGCCTTTTATGGAACGGTGTTACTTTTTGAGGTCGATTTATAAGCATCACTGCAATGCTGAAGATGAG GTTATTTTTCCAGCACTTGATATACGTGTGAAGAATGTAGCACGGACTTACTCCCTTGAGCATGAAGGAGAAGGCGTGCTTTTTGATCATCTGTTTGCGTTACTTGACTCAGATATGCAAAGTGAAGAAAGCTACCGCAGAGAGTTAGCTTCCTGTACAGGAGCTCTTCAAACATCTATTAGCCAGCACATGTCTAAGGAAGAGGAACAG GTCTTGCCGTTGCTTATGGAGAAGTTTTCATTCGAGGAGCAGGCATCATTGGTATGGCAGTTTCTGTGCAGCATCCCCGTGAATATGATGGCTGAATTTCTGCCTTGGCTTTCATCCTCTATTTCGGCCGATGAGTGCAAAGATATGCATAAGTTCTTGCACAAAGTAATTCCGGATGAGGAGCTTCTTCAAGAG ATTATGTTTACCTGGATGGATGGAAAAAAGTTGACAAACAAACGCAAGGCTTGCGAAGGGAGTACAAAGCACCATACTTCAGATTCTGTTGTTAGAGGCTTAATCAGTCAGGCGGAGGATGCTCCTTGTCCTTGTGAATCTTCTAGAAGTGAATTTCTAGCCTCAAATTTCAATCTTAAAGAATCCACTTTAAATCGTCCAGTTGATGAGATACTGCATTGGCACAAGGCTATTAGAAAGGAATTGAATGACATTACAGAAGCAGCTAGGGAAATAAAGTTGTCTGGGGATTTTTCTGATTTATCCGCTTTCAACCAGAGGCTTCAATTTATTGCTGAAGTTTGTATCTTCCATAG CATTGCCGAGGACAAAGTTATATTTCCTGCAATAGATGCAGAAATATCTTTTGCCCAGGAGCATGCCGAAGAAGAAAACGAGTTTGATAAATTTAGATGTTTGATAGAAAGCGTTCAGAGTGCTGGATCCAACTCAACTTCTGTAGAATTCTATTCAAAACTGTGCTCACAAGCTGATCATATAATGGAGACAGTGGAGAGACACTTCTGTAATGAGGAGGCTCAG GTTCTTCCACTTGCACGAAAGCATTTTAGCCCCAAACGGCAGCGGGAACTCCTTTACCAGAGCTTGTGTGTTATGCCACTTAGACTCATCGAATGTGTCTTACCTTGGTTGGTAGGATCATTAAGTGAGGAAGAAGCAAGGTCTTTCCTTCAGAATATGCATATGGCAG CACCAGCATCAGACACTGCTTTGGTCACACTTTTCTCAGGTTGGGCATGCAAAGGTCGTCCAGCGGACAATTGTTTTTCTTCAAGTGCAATTGGTTGCTGTCCTGCTAAAGTTTTAGCTGGGAATAAAGAGAACTTAGGTAAATGTTGTGGTATCTGCACTTCTTCAAGAAATGTCAATTGTAGCATGTCACATAGTGAGCAAAGTAATGGTGAAAGGCCAACCAAGCGTGCAAATTTAATGTCAAAGGAGAAATGCTATCGTCATGATCCTTCAGGAGGTTTAGAATTTCGGAAAGGATCCACTGGTAATCAGTCTTGTTGTGTTCCTGCATTAGGCGTCAGTGTAAATAAACTGGGAATAAATTCCCTAGCTGCAGCAAAATCATTGCGCACTTTTAGCCCAAGTGCTCCTTCTCTGAACTCCTGTCTTTTCAACTGGGATACCAGCTTGATCAATGGTGGATACGCAACACGGCCAATTgataatatttttcaatttcaCAAGGCTATTCGAAAGGATTTGGAATTTCTGGACGTTGAATCTGGAAAACTCACTAATTGCGATGAAACTTTCCTGAGAAAATTTTGTGGTCGATTTCGTCTCTTGTGGGGCTTGTATAAAGCTCACAGTAATGCAGAGGATGATATAGTATTCCCAGCTTTGGAATCAAAAGAGACGCTTCATAATGTTAGCCATTCTTACACCTTGGACCACaaacaggaagaaaagctattcgAGGACATTTCATCTGCACTTGCTGAGCTTTCTCTGCTCCGGGAAACTTTGAATGGTGGGAATTCATTTAAAGGTCCTTGTAGAAACTCTGGTTCTTGTGACTTAAATGAATATTCAAGAAAATACAATGAGCTAGCAACTAAAGTTCAAGCTATGTGCAAATCAATAAAAGTAACCCTGGATCAACATGTTATACGGGAGGAAGTTGAGCTATGGCCGCTGTTTGACCGTCATTTTAGCATTGAAGAACAAGACAAACTAGTTGGTAGGATAATAGGAACAACTGGGGCAGAAGTACTTCAGTCAATGTTGCCCTGGGTAACTTCTGCTCTTACTCAGGAGGAACAAAATAAGATGATGGAGACATGGAAGCAAGCAACCAAAAACACAATGTTCAGTGAATGGCTCAATGAATGGTGGGAGGGAACGCCAGCTGAAACTTCCCAGACATCAAGCTCAGAGAACAGTGTACGAG GGTATGAGTTTCCTGAATCTCTAGAACATAGTGATTCCACTTTTAAACCTGGATGGAAGGACATATTTCGGATGAATCAAAATGAGCTAGAGTCAGAGATACGGAAGGTCTCCCGAGATTCTTCACTTGATCCGAGAAGAAAAGCATATCTTATTCAAAATCTTATGACCAG TCGCTGGATAGCTGCTCAGCAGGACTCTGAAGCAAGATCTGTTGAAACTCCAAATGGTCAAGATGAAATTGGATGTTCACCTTCATTTCGTGATCCAGATAAGAAAGTGTTCGGATGTGAACATTATAAAAGAAACTGCAAGCTCCGAGCTGCTTGCTGTGGCAAAATATTTCCATGCAGATTCTGTCATGACAAAGTCAGTGACCATTCTATGGATAG GAAGGCGACAACTGAAATGATGTGTATGAACTGCCTGAAAATACAACCAGTTGGACCTTCTTGTACGACTCCATCCTGTAACGGCCTCTCAATGGCAAAATATTACTGCAGCAGCTGTAAATTTTTTGATGATGAAAG GACAGTGTATCATTGCCCGTTCTGCAATTTATGCCGGCTGGGGCAAGGACTAGGTGTTGACTTCTTTCATTGCATGACTTGCAATTGTTGCCTGGGAATGAAACTTGTGGACCACAAATGCAGGGAGAAGGGTCTCGAAACCAACTGTCCAATATGTTGCGACTTTTTATTCACGTCAAGCGAAACTGTCAGGGCTCTGCCCTGCGGGCATTTTATGCATTCAGCATGCTTTCAG GCATATGCTTGCACACACTACATCTGTCCCATTTGCAGCAAGTCTATGGGAGATATGTCG GTGTATTTTGGGATGCTTGATGCTTTAATGGCTTCTGAGGTGCTACCGGAAGAGTTTAGGAACCGATGCCAA GATATATTGTGTAACGACTGTGGTAAGAGGGGAACTGCACCATTTCATTGGCTATATCACAAGTGTTCATCTTGCGGATCCTACAATACCAGAGTTATAAAGGTGGAAACAAGTCCTAATTGCTCCAGCTAA